The Chanos chanos chromosome 9, fChaCha1.1, whole genome shotgun sequence genome includes the window acttgttactgtttttgaatgaaaaactttatttttgttatgATAATTTAAATAGCTAGTGATAAATAGTGATAAATGTTCATGACATTTTCCAAAGACACTAGATTCAGTCCAAGTACTTTGAAAAACTCACTCGTATTGTCCTGTTGTCCTAGATTTGAATCTTCTAGAAGGAGACATTTTAGAGGTCAGCTGCTTCAGAAAAGTCCATACTCTTATAAAAATCCAAATGACTCATGATAAttctaaaatgaaatgttttcatcaaaatcacTTGTTCAACAGACCAAAGAAAAGAGTGCTCTATTAGGAGATCAGTATCGATGGGAGTCTCCTGTCCCTTATGTGCTAAACGAGGACCTTGGTAAGGATCATTATTGCTTGTTATCAAAAGAGTCAGgtattatgaaaaataaaaagtccaTTATAATAACTGCTAGTactgtttcctcactgtttccTCAACTGACAatgacaacaagcaaacaaacaaagtgcaaaaaagacagcaaggacacaatcaaataaataaataaataaacaagagtATGTTGTGTTTACGGTCCAGAAAGGTTATAATTTATGTGATATTAAAAGGCTTTATTACTGTCTATTTGCATTGGGTTATTTCAACTGTATCTATATAAGCCTATGAAATAGCAGTCTGATGAGTGTCCTATTTTATGAATGTTGGATTGAAGAATATTTTTTATGTCggcaaacattttcatttcattctttacaCCACATTAATGTTGTACTGTGTGTTCTGGTGTTTTCAGATATCAATGCCAAAGGTGTTATTCTGAGGGCCTTTGAACAGTTCAGGTTGAAATCATGTATCGATTTCAAGCCGAGAGACAGCGAGGAATACTACATTTCAGTTGAAAAGAAGGATGGGTAATTTTTCTCAAACATTTGTGCAATTACTGTAACTTTAATTTGGCCTTTAAATGTGAATTCTCAAGTATATACAACCACTTGACAGTTCTTTCCATAGAAAAGTGTATGTGATCATCAATAGTATGTTGTTTAGTCATGGAGGAACTCTCTTCTAAGGACAGAATAAATGTTTTTCAGGTGTTTggtaattacattaaaaaagtgatttatttgcCCACTAAAACATACCAATATAGCCAATTAGCTTCAAGCTCCACTCAAAATAGGACACCCAGGAAGTGATTAAAGCTTACCTACAGAGTGATCCATGTCTCTGATTTTCTAGGTGTTACTCCTATATAGGGAAAAGATTCATTAATGGACAGATACTCTCCATCGGTGCTGGTTGTGgcactgtttctgttgttgaGCATGAGTTCCTTCACGCTCTGGGCTTCTACCATGAACAGTCCAGATATGACAGAGATGATCATGTTACAATTGTCTGGGAAAATATTGAAACAGGTGTGATTACTCACTTTGTCATTCtttgtctgggggggggggggggggggggggggggggggttggttgttGACTGCACCGTGCGCAATCAAAGCCTCTCAAACACAAAAGCTATGAATTAGGAAATCTGtgattttgtgtcatttcagaAAACTATTTATTTCATGAAATAATCTGGCCTTCAGAGTATGCTGTGTCAGCATGGGCATGCACTGTTGacaataaaatgtaaacaaaggtTAATGTTTCAGCTTTTTACATCCGTTACTCACTGTCTTTAGGAAAAGAGCACAATTTCAATAAATACGGTGAGGATCTAATCACTACCCAGGGTACTCCATATGACTACACTTCTGTGATGCACTACGGGAAAGATTTATTCACGAATGGAAATGGACCCACCATTATCACAAAGTTTCCTGAGTTCCAGGATGTGATTGGTCAGCAACTGGACATGAGTTTCTATGATGTAGTAGAACTCAACAAACTCTATAAGTGCAGTAAGTGTTCTGTTATATGCAATCACTATTAACTGTGAACAGCTGAAGTGactaactgctctctctctctctctctctctctctctctctctcgcgctctctctctcgctctctttctttttatatattGGTATCGCCCAGTTAGAAATAAAGTACAAAGTTTAACAGAAGTTTGAAACTATAACAGAGGAATTGCTGTAACCAGTAaagctgcatgtgtgtgggaaAAACTAAGCATATCTATTTACAAATAAGATGAGTCAAAACTGTGAAACTACATGTGTGACcaaaaaagaattcatttattATGTCATTTCTTAATACTTTAGCAATAAATAAATTCCGATAATAATATTGTGCTTCCATTTCCTGTCAGTTCTGCATGATATATTGACATGCATCACCCCCACAGCAAATAACTAGTCATTCACACAATGACTTTTAACTAttgattatgtttttgtctctcttgtctCAGACGCATCCATCTCATTCCTTGACCACTGCAGTTTTGATAatgagagtctgtgtgagatgagtgtctgttCTCACTCTAGCCTTGGGTGGGAAAGAGTGACTAATGTCGCTGGAGGTCCCCACTCTGACCACACTTACCTAGGGAGTGAATCTCAAGGTGAGAACTGATATGAGACAGGATAAATTGAACATATTGTTCACATATTTCAATATTGAGAGTCTTTCTATTTGCTGGGACATACCTTGAAGAAAGATCCCTTCCATGAGCACTGGTTGCTTTTTAACTGCCCAATAACAGGGGCAGTTAAAAAGCAACCAGTGCATGTGAACATCTttttcctgtgttctgtgttcatcAGTTGGATTCTTCATGCACTTAAGCACAGTAAATGGTCAGGAAGGTGACAGAGCAAAACTGGAGACCAGGACCATGACACCAAGCAGAGACTGTAAAGTTCAGTGTCTGCAGTTCTTCCATTACCACAGTGGAAGTGAATCTGACCAGCTCAACATCTGGATCAGAGAGTTTGACAATGAGGCTGACCCGAATGGAACACGCAGACTCATGGGCCAGATCACAGGTGATGAGTTCTTGAtaactttgtgtttttcagtactaGTACTGTAACTACTTTCTCTTAGTGTGCAGGATTTCCCATTGGTGACAGCAGTGTAAATTTCATAAAAGAGTACTGGAAACAGGCGATAAAATTCTTTTCCACTGGCATTCAAATTGCTCTAGAGGATTTAATCATTCTATGCCACATTTTTTCAGGTTCCCCAGCCAATTACTGGCAGCTCCATCATGTACCCCTTAATGCTACGAAAGCGTTCCAGGTGGAATTCGAGTCACGTAAAGGAGCAGGAAGTTCCACTGGTGGTTTTTCTGTGGATGATATTAACCTGTCAGAGACTGAGTGTCCACACAACATTTGGCAAATAAGAAACTTTGAGGAGCTTTTGACTTCAAGTTCTCCTGGCACTTATATCTATAGCCCTAGGTATTATTCTCCTGAAGGCTATGGCTATCAGGTGTTTTTAGTGCTCCAGCGAGAGTACTTTTCCATCTATGTACGTCTGGTGTCTGGGGACTATGATGATCAGCTGCAGTGGCCTTGTCCATGGAGACAAGTGACCTTCTTACTGCTTGACCAGAATCCTCACATCCAGCAACGCATGTCATATCAGCTGAGCATTACAACGGACCCAACTTATATTAGTGGTGACTGCTTACACTTTCTATACAGTTTTGTCTTCACCATaatagaaaaaagagaaagcaatgtTCTTTCTATATATGGTGAaattaaatagatttttttttttacagttatgaTTGTGAACATGGAATGTCCACCAAAAATCATTCACATTGCTGTGAAATATATTATGTGCTTGACTCTCACCATGACATCTTCACTCTTGATGAACAGGTGGTGTGTTTTATTGGGACAACCCACGGAAAGTTGGAACTCCGATTGTCATGAACAATGAAACAGTGTATGTAAACGGCGGATGGGGTTACCGATATTTCATGTATCAGAAGGACCTCAGTAACAGAGCATTTGTTAAGGGTGGTgacatcttcctcctcctcagtatGCAGGGTAAGAGTTGTACTATGACATTATGAGACTCGGTCGACATAGCTGAGGCATTGAGAAAGAGAAGTGAGTAGTGAAAAGTAATGGAGTAAAGTGAAGTGAAAAGTAATGTGCACCACAGTTGAACTTCAGGGTTGTTTTGAACCAGCTCTTTGAATATAAGTCTtttgtgttgtcattttgtttctcttcagacATTTCCGGATTACTGCAGAAGGATACTGTGCCCTGTCCCTCTGTGCCTGAGCAGAACTTCATGGGTTCTCCAGAAGACCAAGCTGATGAGGGTCCATGTGTAAAAAGGTATTATCACTATGAAAACCATTGCTGGAGAAGACCACTGAGACATGTTCAGCCCACACTCACTGAATCATTTTGAGAGACAAAATCAAAGTTACGCTAGTTAGTGCTTTTGTGATCTTTGTCATTTTAGGCCTTGACTTATCATCATGTCTGAATGCATCCTCATGTCTAATGATGGTATATCGTATTTACATGTTAGAAATGTTAGAAATGTGAGGTAATTCAGTGATATTTTACTTGAAAAACATGAGTAGTTTGCTCATGAAATTATCTGCACTCTGAGCTGGAAGAAGAAAATAGGGATTTTGCAAGaaaatttttaaatgatctcATGTATATTTTCAGGATAAAGTAATCGTTTGAAAAGTACATGTGAAAATCATTCAGTTTTAGGATCTGAAATTGTGCAgtagttttgaaaaaaatcattctgtcatattttttaataatgtccTTCTGGgctcatttactttttttcaatTCTTGATAGTTTTACCTGAGCTCCACAAAAAATGTCAGACTTAAACATCctacaaagaaatgaaaaaaaaaggaatgattGAAAAAAGTTATGTTAAATATAATGCTATGCAATTTCAGTTATAGCtattctgaaacaaaacaacatttatttttttctaaaatgtgtCACTATCTTTATACAGGAATCATACAACAGTTACCCCAGCTGGGACAACAAggtatatcttttttttttttttatctgtgcaCTTAAAACTATACTTTACATAAACATAACTTGAATCCATAATATGCCAGTCAATAAAGTCAACTGCCCTGTCATATAGCTGCTATATCATAAAAGATTAGAATTTTAGGGCATGTCAATCTGCAATCAGAATTTGTCCTTTTCAAGTGCAGAAACCAAACAGTTACCAACACTGTATCAAAAATCACCGTCtaatacatatttcatttagttAGTGCTTACAGATCACCAACATACAATATGCATACGCAAGATCAAAAGatcatttcaaagagaaatgactGACTCTAGCTTGATGGTCTTCTAATTAGAATAGACGCCCAAACACAGAAAGGTTATTTGTACAACAAGTTAAATAATTATGATTTTTCAGTAGTACAGCTTCATAACAGTTTACCTTTTTTCACTCCATCGTGGTGTGCTTCAATGACTCCATGGCCGGACAGAATAAAAGTTGCTACACTTAAATATGTAGATCATAACAAttaaaacacaagaacacacacacacacacacacacacacaaatagatacaatttttcctttttattttgtaatatcTTTACAATTCCTAGTGGAAAAGTTAAGATaactaacatttaaaaaaaacttgcttaaaaaataagaaagacatGGTGGTAGTGCACATGTATTGATGATTTTTTGTTGTCACAGGACTCCTACAACAACCACTGACAggtaaaatatttaacatatttttgtaAACACTGAGTAAATATTGCCTACAGACAAATTCCCTTTCaattaaaaatattacattgATTTCTAATCTCTAAGATCAAAAACGCCACTTTGTCCTGTAGTTTAGTAAAAcacgtgtttatgtgtgtctagAGTTTAACACTTAGAAAGTCTTAGAAAGTCTAAAACATTGTACTTTATGCAAGCTATTGTCACTaatttttcaatgaaaaaaaaattatgtttaaaaaatttCTTCCATCTCTTGTCCTTGCCGTGATTCCGGCTAAGTTAATATTATTTCACTGTTTGCTTGTCCTACACCAACTTCAATATGATCaaatcagaaacaaagaaaaacacaaaaaaatccatttcttaCTATCACGTTGTAATTTCTTTGAAATTACCATGCAAAATGACCATATTTACCATGACATGTCTAATGAACTTGAACATGCAAGTATTACTGACAAACTTGCAAGTTATCTGTCTTACTTATCCATAAATCTTTAACATTTGTCCTTTAATTACAAGTCATTAAAGTTCTAATTCTCTAATCTCCAATATAAAAAGATGCACTTGGTACTTTTGTTTagttaaatgtgtttgttagtttctttgtctgtttccttatttgtgtgtgcctgaTCATACCTATATCTAGAAACTATCATTATATACctatgaatgaatgtttgtaCATTACAATACCTACTATTACAATTGATTTGAACATGCATGTGGATATTTTTTGTAGCTCTTCTACCAGTGTGGTCCCCTGTGCACTGATCCTCCTAATGGCTTTGGCTCCAGTGTTTTACGGATAAATCTAGTGTTGTGGAATCACGCCCTTATTCAGTCTGCTAGTAAATCTCTTTCTACTGTCGATTTTAGTGTGGATTTTGAATACAACAATTTTGAAAGGAAagctactgttttttttccctcagcacTTGACTCTtctttgtaaaatgaaatggaaaatgcTTATATATCATTTTAGAGTACATGCCCACAGATTGCTGAATTTAACCATTTTGCACAGGATTGCTCAAATGCTACTATtgttataaattattattatgatttaactttgattattattatgattactGTTATCttcattaattattattattattattattattattattattattattattattattattgttactactacctctgtttttgctgttgttgtcgttgttgttgttgctggtagtagtagtagtactggTAGTAGTAGTACATTCATCAGGAATTATTTTGACTGTTCCTTTATTCAGCTCAggcacattttatttttgggatCTAGAGTACTGTACCAgactgggagagaaagacaattcTCTGTGcattgttttccttctctcatgACTGTATTGAACTTAAACATGTGTTACCAATGCTCTAAAGCATAagtaaaaaaaagcagattttcATGCACTAATACAGATCATATTATAGAATAGCCAAAGAcagaagctgtttttgtgtgtgtgtgtgtttatacatgttatttcttatatttaaaaaaaatgacaagtaCATTTTTGAGCCAAACATGGCGTGAAATATTTGAACTTGGGCTTGTTACATCCCTGGTTGCCAGGGGCTTGGTAGCATCATCGGGGTTCAGATCTTTCAGACACATGATGCATGTCACAGACTGAAGGGgattctggatgcatgtgcaggttagcttagtttcatttgaacaaaacagGAGTAAGCAAAAGACTTCCGGACATGATTATAGCCAACTCAAACTTAGCATTCACAATGCAATGTTaacaattccacacaaagacAAGGACGTAAACTGAGTATTTACACAAACTGAGACAAGACTACAGTAACTATACCGGATGCAACTAATGATTGAACTAACAAGGTGAAGCAAAGGAAACCAGGGAGTGAATATACAGCTCAATATAAAAATCGccaggaaaggaggaggagagacccAGCTTGTGACAATGCATCACCTGCTTCTCAAAAAATTTGGTTAACTCTTCTGCAAGGGATGTAATATGACAATCCATGAAATTTAACTAAGGCTCAAAGAGTTATTACTTTCCGCTCTGTAGTAACTGGGGGGAGAAATCACAATAGGTCTTGTGTACTTTGGCCAAGACATGAGCATAGTGGGGATGATAGGCCCCTGGGTGTAGAGGTAACTCCTCTCGTTGATGCCGTGATGTCCTGGAGCACAGGCTAAGGCATTTAGTAGGATCCCGTCATGAATAAATATGGATTAGAAATAGTGACTGCTTCATGTGAAACTTAAATAAGGATGAACAAGTGCAGAAATAGGTGATAGAAATTGTATGAGTATGCTCCAATTATAAGGTGAgattctcataaaaaaaaaaaacaatcaaacaaaggaacaaatatGCGTTGTCAGAGATGGATTTTCCTTTATATAATTCATGTGTGACCAAAAGGTGGcggtggagagaaaaaaaggagatgagaagagaaattGAAACCAAAAGTTATTGCAAACTTGACTTTTACTGTTTTATCAGCGTAACACTCATGTAAAGACCATGCACTAATCCATCTTGAaggaatgtatgaatgaatgaatgaatgagtgaatgtaataaaaataataattaatatgCAATTGATTAGAACCCATATTATTTTgagttatttcatttgttttggtgAGCACATAAATATCTTCTTATTCTGAATTACAGCAATAGTCTGTTCTTTTACAGTCTCTAAAGTGTACATTGTGAGTGCACAAGTGGCACAAGCAGCCTACATATGCCTCCAGCCCAACTATTTAACAGCAACTAAGTTATCAGTGTACTTGTTCTTGCTGAAATAATACACAGAAACCTGAAACTGAGttgctctgctgtttttttgtatcGTTGCGTTTAAGAGGAACAGAGGACTGCAGGGGAGGTAAGGCGAGGCTGCGTGCTTGGCAAATTATCCTGAGGTGAAATAGAGGTGGGATAATTGTATTTCGTAAGGCTACTACAAGCTGGTGCggtgtgaaaaacagaaaacaaatttgCCATATATCATTACAGCCCACCCTGAAAATTTTCAATAGATATCAATAGGGAAATTTTAGCTTCTCCAAGGTGGAGATACTAAAAATGTCGCATCTTGGAGGTCACAGCACTAACAGCTGCGTCAGATCCTTCCCTGATCTTCAAGGTCATTGGCTTCAGTTGCTTTTTCTGTTGCATTGGTGGTTCCGTGGTAGAATTCTTGCCTGCCACGCGGGAGGCCttggttcgattcccggccaatgcatcaagtttgggtttttgtgtgttagCAAAACTGACACTGGAGGGTTACGTAGAGAGTGTCATAGTTTGAAGCATATGGCCACTGACCAAGCTACCGTATTTGGTTAGTTGGGAATGAGGACATCTTGGTATGGCATACTTTGTCTACCTTACAAGAAAAGTATCTACACtttaatatttacattatatGAATCTTGCATATAAAAGATCAACAGATATGCCAGAAATGGCTTCATAACATTTCATGTTGGATAATAGCAGAACATGTAATATTGGACAATTAGGACAAGAAAAGAACAATCTAACCAACACCTTTTTTCAAAGTTTGTACCATAATAATCTCCAAATCAGCTTTAAAACAAATTCAGGATTAACATTAATAAAACCCTGCCAACTAAGTACTTCACACATCATTCAGCAACTATGttccaacaaacaaaaaatgcaaccCTTTGAGCTTTAACTGAAACATGTTGCTTAAAATGCCTGTAACATTAGATATTTAAAAGGAAGTAAACAACAGTCTATACATTTGGCGTCGTTATTAGCCTGCCGCTTAATACCAGAAATCtgtcatcattttcataatttttgaTAGCGATTTTAATAGGAAAATTAAGAATTTGTTTTAATATCAGAAATGTTCCAGCTGCCTTGATAGTTTCCTTTTATATTcatgtgttcatgtatgttCTGTGTTGCTCTGACTATCATGACTGTGGGTGTAATTCCTTTTTTGGACcataggggtcctcagtcttttgttttgtccctgtcacatgttcagtttccctgttcATTATTGATACcatctgtgtcttgtcttgtctgtctatttaaaccatggtcttttgttcaCCCGTTGCTTTGTCTTTGAGCCATTTACCCCTGTATTCTTGAGTCCTGCTTCAAGTAAGATTTCTGAGTTCTTGTCTTTGTtggactgtgttgtgtttttgctttttggagaagtttttttttttttgcctttctggATGgtgcctgttttctcttttgacttgttttgcttgtttttttgaaaaggcTTTTTGCCTAAGTTTTTCCCCCTGATTGATGTCTTTTCCTATTTCTCTTTTGGACTGAGCTGTATTCTTTTTGTCTGGACTTTTGAGATTTTGTGTTCCattaaaaaacccttttttgAAATCTACCCCATCTCCCGTGTTTGCCTCTGCAACTGGGTTCACCCCAGTCCTGGGTGGAGTGTTCATTAGCTGTTAGTCTTCCGTCCTGGCAACCTGGGTTTGAAGCCCACCTGGTCCAGCCTCGTGACACTGACCTTGGCTACCAGTTCTTTCTTCAAGAAGTtgtagtggttttttttttcctcaagggGAATTTGTAGTGATATAACACttgtataaaacaaaaataaaaaaaatgttagcacCCCAAACACCATTGTGTTTACTGACaacaagtgaaaatgaaagtggcTTGAAATTTATTGTGTGAGATTGTTAGCAGTGACAAACTACAGAAAATAAGCAAAGAACATGCGTAACTGTTTGTCTGGTCATCCTTACATGTTCTGGGCCCTGTGAGGTCTCCACAATGAAACAGGGAGAAATCTTGCCTCAAAAGCTTACCATATTTCCacactcttcatctctttctccacaAGAGAGCACAATATTGTGGTCTGAATATCTCTCTAATGTAAGTTATAGAACTGTTGCAGACACTCTTTgaaatttatgtttgtttattcaaaatCATATCACATAAGTATAAAGTACAGCTTAATGTAATTGGCAGTTTGTGGAGATTAATTCAAACTTTTTGTGCATTTACACATAtggaaacacagaaatatacataGAGGGCTTTATCATGTTAATTGATCAGACCATTTTCAACTCAATGAGACGATGTCTGTCTAATTTGCATGCATGTCATCaacatgaatgtgtgaattGTATTGTTTTCCGAATACACATTTTGTTGGCATGATGACTTATGTTGCTGATGTTTTACATTGTGTCAAATCAGTATTCACAGGAGGTGATTTGGAGACGGTGACTGGAGGGGAACAATGGAAACTCTCAAGTTTTAGACTGTGTTTCATTTAGGTGAACAGCTGACAAAGTATATGTTTAGTTTGTAACTGAATTACTATGCATGTAAGTATTAGtgttagtgtgcatgtgtgtgtgtgtgtgtgtgtagcatgttTATGTGATGTTGTGTGGACCAAATGTCCACATGATGATATAAGCGTATGACAAGTGGAAGTTTTATCCAAAGATGGGtattgtcaaaacaaacaattattGGCCTGAAATGTGACAGtgaatcaaaacaaatatgCTTCCttactcattcatttctttgtctAGATTTAAACCTACGAGAGGGA containing:
- the LOC115821556 gene encoding meprin A subunit beta-like → MNEDVILDYYNNFDVDDGIRDIPEINKGLDLNLLEGDILETKEKSALLGDQYRWESPVPYVLNEDLDINAKGVILRAFEQFRLKSCIDFKPRDSEEYYISVEKKDGCYSYIGKRFINGQILSIGAGCGTVSVVEHEFLHALGFYHEQSRYDRDDHVTIVWENIETGKEHNFNKYGEDLITTQGTPYDYTSVMHYGKDLFTNGNGPTIITKFPEFQDVIGQQLDMSFYDVVELNKLYKCNASISFLDHCSFDNESLCEMSVCSHSSLGWERVTNVAGGPHSDHTYLGSESQVGFFMHLSTVNGQEGDRAKLETRTMTPSRDCKVQCLQFFHYHSGSESDQLNIWIREFDNEADPNGTRRLMGQITGSPANYWQLHHVPLNATKAFQVEFESRKGAGSSTGGFSVDDINLSETECPHNIWQIRNFEELLTSSSPGTYIYSPRYYSPEGYGYQVFLVLQREYFSIYVRLVSGDYDDQLQWPCPWRQVTFLLLDQNPHIQQRMSYQLSITTDPTYISGGVFYWDNPRKVGTPIVMNNETVYVNGGWGYRYFMYQKDLSNRAFVKGGDIFLLLSMQDISGLLQKDTVPCPSVPEQNFMGSPEDQADEGPCVKRIK